Proteins from a single region of Thalassophryne amazonica chromosome 22, fThaAma1.1, whole genome shotgun sequence:
- the LOC117503884 gene encoding apoptosis facilitator Bcl-2-like protein 14, protein MANGHVDICDPASNHNANGHIVPKPASSMEDTVEYTLLMVYATRRQPNKDTDTPAQNQIPASLAASDASFNQMPVKTEQKKKRKKWRGFTFTCLRSQTDDALSEAASKHDQNRPSEAGFRSGPLEFTSESGGDVRGAHRDDGSENDKLEVAVSRLTEIADQIPFTPPEIEADSEYVPEDDNIEKLIGLLLRESGDEFNRKVLRDSSLTAELRGNYSFFERLVSAFLEKMGIATSDPNSLGPQASPKTKLAITCEVSSRLSAVDQQLTRPLLGFGARYIQHNFSAWATQHGGYEDALNEDDDDNVE, encoded by the exons ATGGCCAACGGCCATGTGGACATCTGTGACCCCGCCTCCAACCACAATGCAAACGGCCACATTGTCCCCAAACCTGCCTCCAGCATGGAGGACACAGTGGAGTACACACTCCTGATGGTCTATGCGACAAGGAGGCAGCCCAATAAGGACACAGACACACCTGCACAGAACCAGATTCCCGCTAGCCTGGCAGCGAGTGATGCCTCGTTCAATCAGATGCCTGTAAAGACTgagcagaagaagaaaaggaagaaGTGGAGAGGCTTTACATTTACATGTCTCCGTTCTCAAACAGACGATGCACTTAGTGAAGCAGCATCCAAACATGACCAGAACAGACCGTCTGAAGCAGGATTCAGATCTGGACCACTGGAATTCACATCTGAATCTGGAGGTGATGTACGCGGTGCACATCGAGACG ATGGGAGTGAAAACGATAAGTTGGAGGTGGCTGTGAGCCGACTGACTGAGATCGCTGATCAAATCCCATTCACGCCTCCAGAAATCGAGGCCGACTCAGAATATGTCCCAGAAGATG acaaCATTGAGAAGCTCATCGGGTTGTTGCTGAGGGAGAGTGGAGACGAGTTCAACCGAAAG GTACTGAGAGATTCCTCGCTGACCGCTGAGCTGAGGGGAAACTACAGTTTCTTTGAGAGACTCGTTTCAGCCTTTCTCGAAAAGATGGGGATCGCAACCTCTGACCCCAACTCTCTTGGGCCACAAGCGTCACCAAAGACCAAGCTCGCCATTACCTGTGAG GTCAGCAGCCGTCTGTCTGCAGTGGATCAGCAGCTCACCAGACCGCTGCTCGGCTTCGGAGCCAGATACATCCAGCATAACTTCTCTGCCTGGGCCACGCAGCATGGCGGATAC GAGGACGCTCTTAATGAGGACGATGATGATAATGTTGAGTGA